gaaatgttatttaattttcaggTCCTTTGTTTGCTGGCCACAACTTTTGCCGATAAACTAGGCTACAACTACCAACCAGTGCCGCATTCTTCAGAGGGCCTGTCCTTTACACCAGGCGCCCTTAGTATTGCAGCTCATCATGGTGTATCGCCTTTATCGCCGGAGAAATTAGCTCCAGTGGCTCATGCACCAGTTGCTCCAGCTCCAATTGCTCCTGTACCAGTTGTTTCTGCTCCCGTTGCGCCTCTCCCAATTGCTTCTGCTCCAATCGCTTCTGCATCAGTTGTTCCTGCTCCCGTTGCTCCTCTTGCTCACGCTCCGGTTGCTCCTGCTCCAGTTGGACCTGCTCCAAATACTCTTGCTCCAGTTGCTCCGGCTCCAGTTGCTTCAGCTCCAGTTGCCCCTGCCCCAGTCCAGATAGAATATGAGAAAGAGTTCTACACTTATACGGCGCCACAAGAAGAAACTAACGATGCTGCCGATATCGGAAACATTGCCAATTCATTGAAGAAAAATCTGCGTGTTATCTTCATCAGAGCGCCAGAAAATAAGGCTCTCGAAAATGCTGCTGTTAACCTGGCAAAACAAACGACTGAGGAGAAAACTGCCATCTATGTGCTCACCAAACAGGCTGACATTGGCAGCTtggcgcaaaaattacaaaatatcgGAACACAATCCAGCTCCAAACCAGAAGTACACTTCGTGAAGTATCGTACACCACAAGATGCCGAAAAAGCCCAACAAGCTATCCAGCAACAGTATGAAAGTCTACCTGGCTCATCACATCACTCCAACGGGGGTTCTGCGCAAGTACTGAACTTTGCTTCGCAAGCGCCGGCAACAGCTGCACCAGCACCAGTAGCACCTGGCTCCCAATATCTACCAGCTAATGCAGTGCCTTCGGCAGCGTATCTGCCACCAAGTCTCCGCCGTTTCCGCAACTAAATACCGTCTAACGGTGCATTTTCGttctatatttttaagcaaTCATTGTTAACTTGGTCTGGTACTAATCATAAATACATCCAAATATACCAAAACACCAAAGTGATTTTCTACACAACATCAAAAAAAGATAAACTTGTATCGTATTACGCACGTTATTTATGGGCCTCTCCTAACCTTGCGCAATGCCCTGCGATGATACGAGTAGTGACAGTGGCAGTTAGGCGCAGTTGTTGAACGAATTCCTCTAATGCCTCCGCCTAGTAAATGTAACGACACATCTCTAGTTTAAACGCATATGTGTCATCGTTGTCGgctacaaattaaaataaatccattagCGCATCCTACAAACATTCGTCCTGAAAGCCGTGTGGAAGATTAATTCAGAAGCCCCGCGCTCCTTCTCTCTCCCTCTTCCCAGACTTTGCATAGTTTATATGCCAACCACTGAGCTTAATAGGGATGCGTGTGGATAATATGTACTTGGCTAGCGAGTGTGTTGCTAAATCCTACAGTTTGTAGTAATTGTTAAACATGTTGCCGCTTTATGCTCTGTGGCCTTGTTACGAAGGACATCATTTGCCGGGAGACTTGTCCTCGACTCTTTAGAAGAATTCTGTAAATTGGCAAAGCACTGTTAAGCTGGGTAATAAGTCATTTGCTCGCATAAGCCACGAAATAGTTACATAGTTTTTTTAAGCCAACTTGCAAACGAAATAAATGGTTTTTAGGGAGTGGAGCCTGTTTTGTTTCTTAAACATTGATACTTATGTTTACATCATTGATTGCTCAAAGCAGCGTAATTTAAGTgatttaaaggaaataaaaaaataagtttgtaTAGTGACGCCAGATGGGTATGATGGAAAAGCTGCAGTCTAATTTTGGACCGGTTTTATGAtctcttatttaaaaaaaaaatatttcaaatgagaATTTCTTTTAAGTTAACAAATTGCCCCTTGAAACAATGAATTGCAAAGTTTGCGAAGCTATAGGAAATAATTGAATGCAGCTTCTTTTCGtctcaaatattaatttttcagaaCCATCTCGAATAACTCTTTAAATAAAGAGTGAGAAGATTAAAttgagaaacttaaaaaaactgctaaaaattgctttaccctgaacagggtgtattgAGTTTGCCAAGAAATTTGAAACACCCAG
The sequence above is drawn from the Bactrocera tryoni isolate S06 chromosome 1, CSIRO_BtryS06_freeze2, whole genome shotgun sequence genome and encodes:
- the LOC120780363 gene encoding uncharacterized protein LOC120780363; this encodes MRSFIVLCLLATTFADKLGYNYQPVPHSSEGLSFTPGALIGPAPNTLAPVAPAPVASAPVAPAPVQIEYEKEFYTYTAPQEETNDAADIGNIANSLKKNLRVIFIRAPENKALENAAVNLAKQTTEEKTAIYVLTKQADIGSLAQKLQNIGTQSSSKPEVHFVKYRTPQDAEKAQQAIQQQYESLPGSSHHSNGGSAQVLNFASQAPATAAPAPVAPGSQYLPANAVPSAAYLPPSLRRFRN